In a genomic window of Triplophysa rosa unplaced genomic scaffold, Trosa_1v2 scaffold222_ERROPOS91263, whole genome shotgun sequence:
- the LOC130550036 gene encoding pancreatic secretory granule membrane major glycoprotein GP2-like has product MLTITDPCAEVNCTDGEWCGEKDGIYGCLCSHPKSNPDSYDSVEICESSSGFFSLSRCQLFEDGFSTEVLHLRDPSCKGTVQDGRVEFRFDNNNLCGTNLVANGTHFIYENVILGNVKSTQLSSRKSYLNLTFSCIYSQTQTFSMNAQINPLESYLHKTIPAGQGTYRVRMVPYQDPQFSQPFNGSVNIEVNQLVFVEINVDEIDGQQFALLIDTCWATPVNDPLYHVRWDLIIGECPNSKDGTVDLVQNGVSTSSRFSFRMFTFTETSEIIFLHCSIHLCLLKDNDCSAHCASYRRRRSVDFYDSSSISMGPLKWPLKTTDTWVTDRVDVSRASALCGSLVALFIFVFSIHNLL; this is encoded by the exons ATGTTAACCATAACAGACCCCTGTGCTGAGGTCAATTGTACTGATGGAGAATGGTGTGGAGAGAAAGACGGAATCTACGGCTGTTTGTGTAGCCATCCCAAATCTAATCCTGACTCTTACG aTTCCGTTGAAATTTGCGAGAGCAGTTCTGGCTTTTTCTCTCTGTCCCGTTGTCAGCTTTTTGAGGATGGTTTTTCTACTGAAGTCTTGCACCTCCGTGATCCTAGTTGCAAAGGAACGGTCCAAGATGGCAGAGTGGAGTTTCGTTTTGATAACAATAATTTGTGTGGTACAAATCTTGtg GCGAATGGCACCCACTTCATCTATGAGAATGTTATTTTGGGGAATGTGAAATCAACTCAACTCAGCAGCAGGAAGAGTTATCTGAATTTGACTTTTTCCTGTATATATTCTCAAACGCAAACCTTTTCCATGAATGCACAAATCAACCCTCTGGAGAG CTATTTGCACAAGACGATTCCTGCAGGTCAAGGCACATATAGGGTCAGGATGGTTCCATATCAGGATCCGCAATTCTCTCAACCCTTTAATGGCAGTGTGAACATTGAGGTGAACCAGCTGGTTTTTGTGGAAATTAATGTTGATGAAATTGATGGGCAACAGTTTGCATTGCTAATCGACACATGTTGGGCAACTCCTGTGAATGACCCTCTTTATCATGTCCGATGGGACCTGATTATTGGAGA GTGCCCTAATTCAAAAGATGGCACAGTTGATCTGGTGCAGAATGGTGTGTCCACATCAAGCCGTTTCTCCTTCAGGATGTTTACCTTCACTGAAACTTCTGAAATCATCTTCTTGCATTGTTCCATTCACCTTTGCCTTTTAAAGGACAATGACTGCTCAGCG cactGTGCGTCTTATAGAAGACGGAGGTCTGTGGATTTCTATGATAGCTCGTCCATATCTATGGGTCCTCTGAAGTGGCCTTTAAAGACAACAG ACACATGGGTGACAGACCGAGTGGATGTATCTAGAGCCTCAGCTCTTTGTGGTTCTTTGGTGGCTTTGTTTATCTTTGTCTTTAGCATCCATAACCTCTTATAg